A window of Metabacillus sp. B2-18 contains these coding sequences:
- the scpB gene encoding SMC-Scp complex subunit ScpB: MALGVIEWNSIVEALLFASGDEGLSLKQLAMVLELEEQEVKDILSELSDSYKQKNRGIELVEVAGHYQLTTKKEHATYLKKLVESPGNASLSQAALETLAIVAYRQPITRAEIEEVRGVKTERPIQTLVSKILIKEVGRAEGTGRAILYGTTKEFLEYFGLKSIKELPPLPEKSDDAFEQEEADLFFEKFNETLEELK; this comes from the coding sequence ATGGCCTTAGGTGTGATTGAGTGGAATTCAATCGTTGAAGCATTATTATTTGCTTCAGGAGACGAGGGTCTTTCCCTAAAACAGTTAGCGATGGTGTTGGAGCTCGAAGAACAAGAAGTTAAGGATATCTTAAGTGAGCTCTCTGACAGTTATAAACAAAAAAATAGAGGTATAGAGCTTGTTGAAGTGGCAGGGCATTATCAACTAACAACAAAAAAAGAACATGCAACATATTTGAAAAAATTAGTTGAATCCCCAGGAAATGCTTCACTTTCACAAGCAGCATTGGAAACATTAGCTATTGTGGCGTATCGACAGCCAATCACAAGAGCAGAAATAGAAGAAGTTCGCGGAGTGAAAACAGAAAGACCTATTCAAACGCTGGTTTCCAAGATTCTAATTAAAGAGGTAGGAAGAGCCGAAGGAACAGGACGGGCAATTCTTTATGGAACCACAAAAGAATTTTTAGAGTATTTTGGTCTAAAATCAATTAAAGAACTTCCACCACTTCCAGAGAAATCAGATGATGCATTTGAACAAGAAGAAGCAGAT
- a CDS encoding segregation/condensation protein A, translating into MQYHVKINAFEGPLDLLLHLINRLEIDIYDIPVSEITEQYMLYIHTMQELHLDIASEYLVMAATLLSIKSRMLLPKQEEELFEDEFGEEPEEDPRDELMRRLIEYRKYKEAADDLRTLEEGRSQVFTKAPSDLSEYVSDSQQQIDSLNVTIYDMLGAFQKMLRRKKIQKPVQTKIARQEIPIEKRMEEILTDLRTHSGRRRFSDLFPSNSKDHLVVTFLAILELMKSHLILIEQENNFADIYIMGSE; encoded by the coding sequence TTGCAATATCATGTTAAAATTAATGCTTTTGAAGGTCCTTTAGATCTGTTACTTCACTTAATAAATCGCTTAGAAATTGATATATATGATATACCTGTTTCAGAAATAACGGAACAATATATGCTTTATATTCACACGATGCAGGAGCTTCACCTTGATATTGCGTCAGAGTATCTGGTTATGGCTGCAACGCTTCTTTCTATTAAAAGTAGAATGCTTCTTCCGAAACAAGAAGAAGAGCTATTTGAGGATGAATTTGGTGAAGAACCAGAAGAAGACCCACGTGATGAATTAATGAGAAGGTTAATTGAATACAGGAAATATAAAGAAGCTGCAGATGATTTAAGAACTCTTGAAGAAGGTCGTTCCCAAGTTTTCACAAAGGCTCCAAGTGACTTGAGTGAATATGTATCAGATTCACAGCAGCAAATCGACTCTTTAAATGTAACCATTTATGATATGTTAGGGGCTTTTCAAAAGATGCTTCGGAGAAAGAAAATTCAAAAGCCTGTACAAACAAAAATTGCTCGTCAAGAAATTCCGATCGAGAAGCGGATGGAGGAAATTCTCACTGATTTGCGTACACATTCAGGTAGGCGCCGTTTTAGTGATTTGTTTCCTTCAAACAGTAAAGATCACTTAGTTGTTACCTTTTTGGCTATTTTAGAATTAATGAAATCACATTTAATTTTAATTGAACAAGAAAATAATTTTGCAGATATTTATATAATGGGGAGTGAGTAA
- a CDS encoding YjcZ family sporulation protein, translated as MGEHGFNYSGGFALIVVLFILLIIVGAAWL; from the coding sequence ATGGGTGAACATGGTTTTAACTATAGCGGAGGATTCGCGTTAATCGTTGTATTGTTTATTTTATTAATTATCGTTGGTGCTGCTTGGTTATAA
- a CDS encoding DUF309 domain-containing protein: MYDAAYIDYLIYFHCERDYFECHEVLEEHWKQDPPKERKKHWVGFIQIAVCAYHHRRGNFAGALKMISNAIHILENDSLNIKKLGLHNEELIKTLKKRKHEILDHKPYYSFNLPIRDDKLMSLCLKRCSEKNLSWGVDSDLTDEFLLNKHTKRNRTDVINERLHQLKIRKNKN, from the coding sequence ATGTATGATGCTGCATACATTGATTATCTCATTTATTTTCACTGTGAAAGAGACTATTTTGAATGTCATGAGGTGTTAGAGGAACACTGGAAACAGGATCCACCGAAAGAAAGAAAAAAACATTGGGTGGGATTCATTCAAATTGCTGTTTGTGCTTATCATCATAGAAGGGGAAATTTTGCAGGGGCTTTGAAAATGATATCGAATGCGATACATATCCTTGAAAATGATTCATTAAATATCAAGAAATTAGGCTTACATAATGAAGAGTTAATTAAAACCCTAAAGAAACGCAAACATGAAATTCTTGATCATAAACCCTATTATAGTTTTAACCTACCTATAAGAGACGATAAATTAATGAGTCTTTGCCTAAAGCGTTGTTCTGAGAAAAACCTTAGTTGGGGTGTGGATAGCGACTTAACTGATGAATTTTTGTTAAATAAACATACAAAACGTAATCGCACAGATGTTATTAATGAAAGATTGCACCAGCTGAAAATCCGTAAAAATAAAAATTGA
- a CDS encoding GNAT family N-acetyltransferase, whose product MLIRFKKSFEKIAMGLLSFMPAEKDLKQLQQTIKQYETVDEWQLFLWKQDEDIIGAIGVIFKGEDTVEVQHITVNPSHRQQGIGKKMVNALIDLYKNKSVVPNDETEAFFEKCKDC is encoded by the coding sequence ATGTTAATTCGCTTTAAAAAAAGTTTTGAAAAGATTGCAATGGGCTTACTGTCTTTTATGCCTGCAGAAAAAGACTTAAAGCAATTACAGCAAACAATAAAACAGTATGAAACAGTAGATGAATGGCAGTTGTTTCTCTGGAAGCAAGATGAAGACATTATAGGTGCTATTGGTGTTATATTTAAAGGTGAAGATACGGTGGAAGTACAACACATAACAGTTAATCCTTCTCACCGACAACAAGGTATCGGCAAAAAGATGGTAAATGCACTCATCGACCTCTATAAAAACAAATCAGTTGTTCCAAATGACGAAACTGAAGCTTTTTTCGAAAAGTGTAAGGATTGTTAA
- the ribH gene encoding 6,7-dimethyl-8-ribityllumazine synthase gives MNTFEGHLIGSGLKVAIVVARFNEFITSKLLGGAEDGLKRHGVEENDITVAWVPGAFELPLVAKKLAESGKYDAVITLGTVIRGATTHYDYVCNEAAKGVSQASLSTGVPVVFGVLTTETIEQAIERAGTKAGNKGYEAAVTAIEMGNLLKSLD, from the coding sequence ATGAATACATTTGAAGGTCATTTAATTGGTAGTGGATTAAAGGTAGCAATCGTTGTAGCAAGATTTAATGAATTTATTACATCAAAGCTTCTAGGTGGAGCTGAAGATGGTTTAAAAAGGCATGGTGTAGAGGAAAACGATATAACTGTTGCATGGGTACCCGGAGCGTTTGAACTTCCTCTAGTAGCAAAGAAATTAGCTGAATCCGGTAAGTACGATGCTGTTATTACATTGGGAACGGTCATTAGAGGGGCTACTACACATTATGATTATGTTTGTAACGAAGCTGCCAAAGGTGTTTCACAAGCATCCTTATCTACAGGTGTTCCGGTGGTCTTTGGAGTATTAACAACAGAGACGATTGAGCAAGCTATTGAGAGAGCAGGCACAAAAGCCGGAAATAAAGGTTATGAGGCAGCTGTTACGGCAATTGAAATGGGTAATTTGTTAAAGTCCCTTGATTAA